In Parageobacillus sp. KH3-4, the genomic window AATCCTCGGCAAATGCCTTCCACAATCGTTTCCCCTGCCCCGACACCAATAAATTCCTGTGGTGTGATGACACCAACCTCTTTTTTGCGGTTTAAAGATGACGTAACAAGTAAATCTATCATTGGCGATACATACGATTCAATCCCAGCCAACCCCGCTTCCCGCCGTGCCTCCTCATGTGTTAGACCTGCACAGATAACTTCTGGAAGCAGATCAGCCGGGCCTTCCGATAGTGGGTTAACAGCTTGAACGCAGCACTGGGCCAACGGAAGCTGCTTCAAGCCGCCTTCCTCCCATATATGGAAAATTCCTGATTCTGCGGATGTCAATTGATTGAAATAATGAAACAATCTACTCGGATCATTGCGGCTCGAATTCTGTTTAAGCCTCAAATCAAGATCTTGAATCAATTCAGCCGCCACACATTCATTCGTCACCAGTGGATGTTGTATGAACGAATGCCAGTCACCTTCCAATGTTTCCAGGTCGAGAAGGAAAAACTGATTTCTCTGTTCCGATTTAGTCACTCCTGTAACTTTTTTAAATAATTCAAATACAATTACATTCGCCAACATTGCTCCTGCTGTTGAAGAAAAAGTTTGCGACGGTCGGTCTTCGCGAAGCGCGGATCGGTGTATGCGACGCCATGCGGATTCCCAGCATCCCTCAGAATCCAGATGCACTAATGGACCCGCTAAACCCACTTGCTGCAAAGATATGGCGGGGAGAAACCCCTTCTTCTCCTCCCTGCAAACGGCATGAAGAACCCGCAGTTCCCCTACATTGCCTTCCTGCGAGACATATAAAATCCACTCAAATGGCTGCACCACTTCTCGCCAAGAACTCCCACCCGCTCCCTTCTGTAGAGTTATCTCCTCTATTGCTACTTCGGAGTCCGTTTTGCGGGCATTCTCCGCCAGTTCCTTCAACCGCATCCGATTAGTAGGCATCGAATCTGTAATCAGAACATGGAACTTAGGCAATCCAGATTCGATCAACGCAGAAACTAATGAGACCAAAAATGGGCCAGAGCCGATTGCCAATACTTTAGATTGACGATATACTTGAAAACGGAACGCACCGGAATCAACGAAACTTTCTATAAATTCAATTTGTGAAGCATACTTTTTGAGAATCTTGCTGTCCAATTGATGCGGACGGTCTTGGCTCACATCCCGAACAAAGCCGTTCCGGTACAGAATTTCTGCAATTTCATATACCCTGTTCCGATATGGGGCCGATAATCCTTCTGTCAATTCTCCCAATGTGTGCTCTCCGTTGAACATGGGCATCAGTTTTTCAATCCACTGATAAATTGTATTGCCTTTCATACGAAATGAGCTGGAGTTATTCCTAAAATACACACCACCGTTTGGATCCGGGAGAAAAAACGTGTCTCTTTTCACCTTCAGACGCGAGGAATCGTTCAATTTTGTCATTCTACTCCTCCTTATCCGTGGTTGTTCCTAAATGCGTAGTATCATTTTATGTACTTCTATTTGTCCTTTATGTTCATTTCTAAAGAGGGACCCCTGCAGAGAATTATGCAGGGGCAGTCCTTTCTTCTTAGGTAATCACCTTTTTGAGCTAGGGAACTAGATATTTCCTCCAAAACCACTCCCCCAGCAATTGAAGCAGATAAATCAACTTCCACCACAACGTCCAAAACACTGTCCAAAACACTGTCCAAAACAACGTCCAAAACACTGTCCAAAACAACGTCCAAAACACTGTCCAAAACAACGTCCACCGAATTGACGAGCATCATCAATCAAATAGGTCTGGGTTTGAGGATCCCAAACCATCACCTCACCCGCCACGAAATCATCCAAACCTAACATTTGAAGTTCATTTTGAAAATTATACATTTTACACCATCCTTATCGTTATAAATTTTTTGGTTTCTGGCGACTCAACCAGAGACAGGGTGTTTTTTGCAAGAAAAAAGTGCAGAGTATTCAGTATATAAATTCGTTTATATTGCATAAAAATTCAATCTGAATTCTCGCTATTGAGGGCTTGACTGGAGCCTCTGCAGCCATGATTCTTTTGCCAAGCGGCCAGCTGTAACAGATTTG contains:
- a CDS encoding heterocycloanthracin/sonorensin family bacteriocin codes for the protein MYNFQNELQMLGLDDFVAGEVMVWDPQTQTYLIDDARQFGGRCFGQCFGRCFGQCFGRCFGQCFGQCFGRCGGS
- a CDS encoding putative thiazole-containing bacteriocin maturation protein; its protein translation is MTKLNDSSRLKVKRDTFFLPDPNGGVYFRNNSSSFRMKGNTIYQWIEKLMPMFNGEHTLGELTEGLSAPYRNRVYEIAEILYRNGFVRDVSQDRPHQLDSKILKKYASQIEFIESFVDSGAFRFQVYRQSKVLAIGSGPFLVSLVSALIESGLPKFHVLITDSMPTNRMRLKELAENARKTDSEVAIEEITLQKGAGGSSWREVVQPFEWILYVSQEGNVGELRVLHAVCREEKKGFLPAISLQQVGLAGPLVHLDSEGCWESAWRRIHRSALREDRPSQTFSSTAGAMLANVIVFELFKKVTGVTKSEQRNQFFLLDLETLEGDWHSFIQHPLVTNECVAAELIQDLDLRLKQNSSRNDPSRLFHYFNQLTSAESGIFHIWEEGGLKQLPLAQCCVQAVNPLSEGPADLLPEVICAGLTHEEARREAGLAGIESYVSPMIDLLVTSSLNRKKEVGVITPQEFIGVGAGETIVEGICRGLQKCLDEELSKRQVNRREPIFRVRLGTVEDEHCRFYLQALTTMHGPPTIGLGEKVLGFPVVWVGTGGRWYGSAGLNITMALRKALEQALMDAQNQAQAASLRIQVLDDSSILLNEEEPLRLETPACEETAQLELLQSAMQVLKQNRMRLFAFDLAIEPFLKEELAGVFGVLLRKENF